In 'Nostoc azollae' 0708, the following are encoded in one genomic region:
- a CDS encoding SDR family oxidoreductase: MILVTGATVGIGRRVVRLLRQQQKSVRSFVRLTSHYSELEHRDSDIFIGDLRREQDIQKACQGAKYIISAHGSGNDVLSLDYRANIELIDQAKVHGVEHFVFISVLGAERGYEDTPVFKAKLAVERYLQSSGLNYTILRPSGLASNLLPLAEQFRGTGLYLLIGEPKNRTSIVSTDDLARIVVDSLTLPDARNQILPVGGPEILLREDIPKIFSRIFNKEPIIINVPLFAVDSFRGALGLFNSSAQTTLGTFRTLLANEFFCTSGEIANLERIYNFQLETVEKFLCRYLAI, translated from the coding sequence ATGATTCTAGTCACTGGAGCAACGGTCGGAATTGGTCGCCGCGTCGTGCGCTTATTACGCCAACAACAGAAGTCTGTGCGGTCATTTGTTCGTCTCACTTCCCATTACAGCGAGTTAGAACACCGGGACTCAGATATCTTCATTGGTGATTTGCGACGAGAACAGGATATTCAGAAAGCTTGTCAGGGTGCAAAATATATCATTAGCGCCCACGGTTCAGGTAATGATGTTCTATCTTTAGATTATCGCGCTAATATTGAACTCATTGACCAGGCTAAAGTCCACGGTGTTGAACATTTTGTCTTTATATCCGTTTTAGGTGCAGAAAGAGGATATGAAGATACACCTGTGTTCAAAGCCAAACTAGCAGTAGAAAGATATCTGCAAAGTAGTGGCTTAAATTACACTATTTTACGCCCATCTGGATTAGCATCAAACCTGCTACCACTGGCGGAACAGTTTCGAGGAACGGGTTTGTATCTGCTCATAGGTGAACCAAAAAATCGTACATCTATTGTTAGTACCGATGATTTAGCCAGGATAGTTGTAGATTCTCTAACACTTCCAGATGCTCGTAATCAGATTTTACCAGTAGGAGGCCCAGAGATTTTATTACGTGAGGATATTCCTAAAATTTTTAGTCGCATTTTTAACAAAGAACCCATAATCATTAATGTCCCCTTATTCGCTGTTGATAGCTTCCGGGGTGCATTAGGTTTATTCAACTCCTCAGCACAAACAACTTTAGGAACTTTTCGCACTTTACTAGCTAATGAATTTTTCTGTACATCAGGAGAAATTGCCAATTTAGAAAGGATTTATAACTTTCAGTTGGAAACTGTAGAAAAGTTTTTGTGCCGTTATTTAGCAATTTGA
- a CDS encoding DUF29 family protein, producing the protein MKRLDTIELLEENPHLKSYFEEVVGKTYLKGMELAVRETDLPSRTFPSDSHYSLTEILDARFYPGETSELAGVKQKSSPNVAQTGLIRRKHVRIPVEPINK; encoded by the coding sequence ATTAAACGCTTAGATACTATTGAATTACTAGAAGAAAATCCTCACTTGAAATCTTATTTCGAAGAGGTGGTTGGTAAAACTTATTTAAAAGGTATGGAATTAGCTGTTAGGGAAACAGATTTACCTAGTCGCACTTTTCCTTCTGATTCTCATTATAGTTTGACGGAAATATTGGATGCTCGCTTTTATCCTGGTGAAACAAGTGAGTTAGCGGGAGTTAAACAAAAATCAAGCCCAAATGTAGCCCAAACTGGCTTGATCAGAAGGAAACACGTCCGGATTCCAGTTGAACCAATCAATAAATAG
- a CDS encoding DUF29 family protein, with the protein MQIPETNPKITIAISSLYTRDFYAWTQEQVSLLRNHQWNKLTCKM; encoded by the coding sequence ATGCAGATACCAGAAACAAATCCAAAGATCACAATAGCTATATCCAGCCTCTACACAAGAGACTTTTATGCTTGGACACAGGAACAAGTTTCTCTACTACGGAACCATCAATGGAATAAATTGACTTGTAAAATGTGA